One genomic window of Paeniglutamicibacter sp. Y32M11 includes the following:
- a CDS encoding N(5)-(carboxyethyl)ornithine synthase: MGVIATSNKVDERRLPIHPAHFERIDERFRSRIVIETGYGASVGLDDEALAPFVGRIATRSEIFASADIILLPKPQLADLQEMRVGQTLWGWPHCVQDTALTQLAIDKKLTLIAFEAMNHWGSDGSFGLHVFHKNNEIAGYASVIHALQLCGSTGDYGRKLSAVVIGFGATARGAVTALHGHGIHDVRVLTGRSVAAVAAPIHSVEMVQFEHDGGPHLSEVITDEGRLPLAPFLAESDIVVNCTLQDPNAPLMYLRTGELSAFTPGSLIVDVSCDEGMGFEWAKPSTFADPMHTVGGNINYYAVDHSPSYLWNSASWEISGGLLPFLDVVLDGREAWSKNETISRAIEIRDGIIQNPAILEFQKRSGEYPHRKLID; encoded by the coding sequence TTGGGCGTCATTGCAACCTCGAACAAGGTAGACGAGCGCCGCCTACCGATCCACCCAGCACATTTTGAACGAATTGATGAGCGCTTTCGCTCTCGAATAGTTATTGAAACCGGTTACGGCGCGTCGGTGGGCCTGGACGATGAGGCCTTGGCCCCATTTGTAGGTCGGATCGCCACACGCAGCGAAATCTTTGCCAGCGCGGATATCATCCTGCTGCCGAAACCACAGCTTGCCGACCTGCAAGAAATGCGTGTTGGTCAGACCCTGTGGGGCTGGCCGCATTGTGTACAGGACACGGCTCTCACGCAGCTGGCCATCGACAAGAAACTCACCTTGATCGCCTTCGAAGCCATGAACCACTGGGGATCCGACGGCAGTTTTGGGCTACACGTCTTCCACAAAAACAACGAAATCGCCGGTTATGCCTCGGTCATCCACGCTCTGCAGCTCTGCGGGTCCACCGGCGACTACGGACGTAAACTTAGCGCCGTTGTGATCGGCTTCGGTGCCACCGCGCGAGGGGCCGTCACAGCACTGCACGGCCACGGCATCCATGACGTGCGGGTACTGACCGGAAGGTCGGTGGCAGCCGTTGCCGCGCCCATCCACTCCGTAGAAATGGTGCAATTTGAGCACGACGGCGGACCCCACCTGAGCGAAGTCATCACCGATGAAGGACGTTTGCCGCTGGCGCCGTTCCTGGCCGAGAGCGACATCGTGGTGAACTGCACCCTCCAGGACCCGAACGCCCCGCTCATGTACCTGCGCACCGGCGAATTATCTGCCTTCACTCCGGGAAGCCTCATCGTTGATGTCTCTTGCGACGAAGGCATGGGCTTCGAATGGGCCAAGCCCAGCACCTTCGCCGACCCGATGCACACGGTGGGTGGGAACATAAACTACTACGCAGTTGACCACAGCCCCTCATACCTGTGGAACTCGGCCAGCTGGGAAATCAGCGGAGGGCTCTTACCCTTCTTGGATGTGGTGCTGGACGGTCGAGAAGCGTGGTCAAAGAACGAAACCATCTCCCGCGCCATAGAAATTCGTGATGGCATTATCCAGAACCCCGCGATCCTCGAGTTCCAGAAGAGGTCGGGGGAATACCCACACCGAAAATTGATTGACTAG